The Sulfurimonas aquatica genomic sequence TGCTGGTCTAGTATTCAATGAGTTTGTAGATGCTGGAATTACAAAAGCTAATATTGAAGTAGAAACTCTTCTTGGTCAGCCAGGACTAAAAAAGTATGAGAGACTCGAAAATGGTATATACTTTGAAGTACAATTGTCTACAAGTCCCGAGATTAATGTCGATGTTGAGTTTATGGATATAGTACCTAAATTTACTAAACCAAAAGCAGATCCTGATGCGGTAGAAGCAAAGCTATTAGAGTTTGCTACACAACAAGCACCTTTTGTAAAAATTCCAGAGGCAAAAACTCTTGAAAATAATGATGTTGCTGTTATAAATTTTATAGGTTATTTAGATGATAAACCATTTGAAGGTGGTAGTGCAGATAATTTTAATCTTAAAATAGGATCTAAATCATTTATTCCAGGATTCGAAGAACAACTAATTGGCATGGAGTATAATGATGAGAGAACAATATCAGTTACTTTTCCTAAGGATTATCAATCAGAAGAACTAGCAGGTAAAGAAACTAAATTTGTTGTAAAACTTCTTGAGATTCAAGAGCAAAAAGCAGAAACACCTGATGATGCATTTGCAAAAAGAATCTTAAATGATACAACAGCTACCCTTGATACATTAAAAGCTAAACTTGAAGATCAGATAACATCTGAAGAGATTTCTCAACTTTATATGTCTGAACTAAAACCAAAACTAATAGAAGGTCTACTTACAAAATTTAACTTTACACTACCTAACAATATAGTAGAACAAGAGATGGATGCAAAAGTACGTGAAAAAACAAAAAACTTTACTCAAGAGCAACATAAACCATATGTAGAAGATAAAGATAAATTTCGTGAACTCAGAGAATCAGTACGTGATGAAGCAAGAAATGGAATTAAAATAGCAATGATTGTTGAAGCCTTAGCTAAAAAAATGAATGTTGATGTTGATGAGCAAGAAGTAATAGCAGCACTTACATATCAAGCAATGATGGCAGGTCAGGATGCTCAAGAGCTTGTTAAGTACTACAGAGACAACAACTTAATGGTATCAGCAAAGCTAGGACTCACAGAAGACAAACTATTTGGTCAAATCTTAGGATTTAATAGATAAGTAAGAAGGTTATAGATTTGATTAATAAAATAGGTGATGGGGCAATACAGAAAATATTAAATTGGGCAGATGAAAATAAGATCCCCAATCTAAAATGGATAGAACATGACTCCTATTTAAAAGGTGGCTACTTTAAAGGTATACCAAGAGATAGAGATAAATTAGTAAAATTAACTGAGCTAAATCTTCTTGGTTATCAACTAGACAGCCTACCAAAAGAGATATGTGACCTTAGAGATATAACTAAGCTCTATTTATCAGGTAACAAGCTTTCTAAGCTCCCTATAGAAATCGGTAAGCTAATAAATCTACAAGAGCTATATATTCCAGGGAATCACTTAACACATTTACCAAAAGAGATATCTTCACTAACTAATTTAGAAGTTCTTAGCATTCAAGAAAATCAAATTTTTGAGATACCAAAAGAAATAGGTAATTTATCAAACTTAACTATTTTAGAAGTTGGAAGGAATCAACTTACTTCCCTTCCAAAAGAAATTGGAAAGCTTACAAAATTAACAAGACTTACTTTATGGAAAAATAAACTTACAAAGTTACCTAATGAAATTGTCAATCTTATAAATTTAAAAGAACTAGATTTTCTTTATAATAAACTAGAGCTAAGCCAACAAGATGTTATATGGCTAGAAAAGTTATTGGAAAACAATTGTGAGGTTTCTATATAGTAAGTTATTTTTTTGGGGAAAAGAGTAGATAAATATTAGCAGATAGTAAAATACTATCTGCTAGAGACATCCCGAAGAATGACT encodes the following:
- the tig gene encoding trigger factor, which encodes MNITVEKLDDINYIISGSVENSTIEDKVAKLKEEAGNDSANDNQSAEKFEHDAAGLVFNEFVDAGITKANIEVETLLGQPGLKKYERLENGIYFEVQLSTSPEINVDVEFMDIVPKFTKPKADPDAVEAKLLEFATQQAPFVKIPEAKTLENNDVAVINFIGYLDDKPFEGGSADNFNLKIGSKSFIPGFEEQLIGMEYNDERTISVTFPKDYQSEELAGKETKFVVKLLEIQEQKAETPDDAFAKRILNDTTATLDTLKAKLEDQITSEEISQLYMSELKPKLIEGLLTKFNFTLPNNIVEQEMDAKVREKTKNFTQEQHKPYVEDKDKFRELRESVRDEARNGIKIAMIVEALAKKMNVDVDEQEVIAALTYQAMMAGQDAQELVKYYRDNNLMVSAKLGLTEDKLFGQILGFNR
- a CDS encoding leucine-rich repeat domain-containing protein is translated as MINKIGDGAIQKILNWADENKIPNLKWIEHDSYLKGGYFKGIPRDRDKLVKLTELNLLGYQLDSLPKEICDLRDITKLYLSGNKLSKLPIEIGKLINLQELYIPGNHLTHLPKEISSLTNLEVLSIQENQIFEIPKEIGNLSNLTILEVGRNQLTSLPKEIGKLTKLTRLTLWKNKLTKLPNEIVNLINLKELDFLYNKLELSQQDVIWLEKLLENNCEVSI